One genomic segment of Odocoileus virginianus isolate 20LAN1187 ecotype Illinois chromosome X, Ovbor_1.2, whole genome shotgun sequence includes these proteins:
- the TENT5D gene encoding terminal nucleotidyltransferase 5D, whose amino-acid sequence MSEIRFSNLTYDQVITLDKVLDEVIPVHGRGNFPTLAVKPKDIIHVVKDQLIQQGIIVKDARLNGSTASYILASHNGISYKDLDVIFGVELPSDQEFQVVKDVVLGCLFDFLPKGVKKDKITLNTMKEAYVQKMVKVCNKHDRWSLISLSNNTGKNVELKFVNSLRRQFEFSVDSFQIVLDPMLDFYSDKNGNLTNECCPVVVAESMYGDFQEAMTHLQYKLISTRKPEEIRGGGLLKYSNLLVRDFKPACESEIKTLERYMCSRFFIDFPDVAEQQKKIESYLRNHFIGEEKSKYDYLMTLHGVVNESTVCLMGYERRQTLNMIALMALKVLGEQNILPNTDNVTCFYQPAPYVVAEGGYPTYYVTSGPPTMFYQPYNPVHFHMPNGMI is encoded by the coding sequence ATGTCTGAAATCAGATTCAGCAATCTCACTTATGATCAAGTTATAACACTGGATAAAGTGTTAGATGAAGTAATTCCAGTTCATGGAAGGGGAAATTTCCCCACATTGGCAGTAAAACCAAAAGATATTATTCATGTTGTGAAAGATCAACTGATACAGCAAGGAATTATTGTTAAAGATGCTCGATTGAATGGCTCCACAGCAAGTTACATACTTGCAAGCCACAATGGAATCAGCTATAAGGATCTGGATGTCATTTTTGGTGTTGAACTACCAAGTGATCAAGAATTTCAGGTTGTTAAGGATGTAGTTCTAGGTTGTCTATTCGACTTTTTACCAAAAGGTGTAAAAAAGGATAAGATCACCCTGAATACTATGAAAGAGGCTTATGTGCAGAAGATGGTTAAAGTTTGCAATAAGCATGATCGTTGGAGTCTCATCTCTCTGTCAAATAACACTGGGAAGAATGTCGAGCTAAAATTTGTTAATTCACTCAGACGACAATTTGAATTTAGTGTAGATTCCTTTCAGATTGTCTTGGATCCCATGTTGGATTTCTACAGTGACAAAAATGGTAACCTAACCAATGAATGCTGTCCTGTTGTGGTAGCTGAAAGCATGTATGGAGATTTCCAAGAAGCAATGACACATTTACAGTACAAGCTTATATCTACCAGAAAACCTGAAGAAATTAGAGGTGGTGGCCTTCTGAAATACAGCAACTTGCTGGTTCGTGACTTTAAACCAGCTTGTGAATCAGAAATCAAGACCCTGGAACGTTATATGTGTTCTAGATTCTTCATTGATTTTCCTGATGTAGCAGAACAGCAAAAGAAGATTGAATCATACCTCCGCAACCATTTCATAGGTGAAGAAAAGAGCAAGTATGACTACCTCATGACCTTGCATGGAGTTGTGAATGAGAGCACAGTTTGCCTCATGGGATATGAAAGAAGGCAGACCCTCAATATGATTGCCCTTATGGCTTTAAAAGTACTTGGAGAACAGAATATCCTACCTAATACCGACAACGTAACTTGCTTTTATCAGCCTGCTCCATACGTCGTTGCTGAGGGAGGGTACCCTACTTATTATGTAACATCTGGACCACCAACTATGTTCTATCAGCCATACAACCCAGTGCACTTTCATATGCCAAATGGTATGATTTAA